CTTCACCTTCGGCAGTTCCGTCTCACTCACGTAGATTGTGAGCTTCACCGTATCCAGCTTGCTCACCGAGACGATAACCGCGCCCGGAGTCGCCAGATCCCCGACCTCGACGGCTTTGCTGGTCACGGTACCGCTCAGCGGCGATATGACGTATGTGTTGTCGAGGGTTTTCTGAGCGAGGACAAGGGCTGCCTGGGCCTGAGCAACTCGGGTATCGGCATTGTCCTTCTCCTGCTTTGTCGCGCTACCGGACGCGAACAGCGCGTCCACCCGACGGGCATCGGCCTGCGCCAGATCAAGATTTGCCTTCGCCTGACTTACCGACGCGGAGGGCGCGATACGGTCAATCAGGGCGAGTGTTTCGCCCGGCTGCACATCGCTACCCTCATCCACCCGCAACTCGCGCACCTGTCCGGTCACTTGTGCGGCCACATTCACCTCGGTCGCCTCAATCGTCCCGGAAGCGCGGACGCTGGCCGTCTCGCCTGACCTTGAACAAGCAGTCAAAGTCAGCACCATCCCGACGCAAACTGCAATCGACGTAATTCTCATAGTCTGCCTTCTTTCGACTACCGCATTCTGACCAATGATTCGCATGCCGGCCTGTGTTGCTTGTTCGGCTCCGGTCCCGGATCTCCTGCTCTTGGACCAAACGGCGGTCAGGAGCCTACCGCCGGTCGCGTCGCCCGCCCGACTCCCGGAGGAACTGGCCGCTTCTAGTCCGACCCGGTTGAAGTCCGACGTTGACGGTCAAGGAAACTGACCGGTCAGTCAGTATAGGAACTCCAGCCTGAAGGTCAAGGACGAGCGCCGCCGCGTGCGCAGCGGGAACCCCGGCCTCCCGACCGGCTCAACCGGTCAGCGTCTTGATGACGGGACGGTGTCGCTCGACTGGGGCTATAGACGACGGCTGTCATATGCCCAGTTGAGCAATGCCTGTCGCTGTCGAGGCCTGCAGGTCAGGTCGGCCCTAGGACAGTGCTTCGTGAGCTGGGCGATGTGCCGCGTCATCGCCTTCCAGCGTCCGATTTGCCGATCGTCGTCAGGTCCGCGACGGCCCATGTAATAGCGGCAGTACCACTGGAACCAACCGCGCGGGTCATCCGGGTGAATCCAGCCTTTCTTCCGCCAAACTGAGAGCGGCTGCGAGGCATTGACGTTGAAGAAGTTCAGCTCCGGCTTGTGTTGCTCGGAGCAGAGTCGGGCTCGCGCAAACCAGCTCTTCGGGAACTCGGCCCGGCAGTCGGTCATGTACTTGCCGCCGAACACACCCAGTTCGAGCATCCTCCTCGGGGTCAGCTCGGGCTTGAACTCGGGGTGGAAGTTCCTGCCGGCCGGCTCGGTGAGATGGTATACATACCCCTTTTGCATCAGGTCATTGACGACCACTCGCCGGCCGGCCCCCGCGCGGCTCAAGGTTGATTCGGTCTGGCCAGCTTGCGGCAGATGAACGCGGCGCCCAGCGCCTCGACGAAACTGAACGGAACCGCGATGGGCAGGATGCTGACGGGCAGAACCGAGAGATTCCCGATGACGACCCACATCATCACGTAGCCCATCACCCACGCGATGAGCGTAGTCTGCGGCAGATTGAACCGCCGGGAAATGGCGAAGGTCGTACCTGACATCAGGAACGACCAGACCATCCACATCATCCCGTTCACCGGCTTGGACGGGAACTCAAGTCCCATGCCCCGGTAGTAGTTCTGCCACTTTGACACGAGCACGAGCTGGTTCCGCACGAACTCGCACAGCCCGACCCACAATCCCGCCACCACTACTGTCAGTATTATCTTCCCTGCACCCGTCTTCGCTTCGTTCACATTCTTCTCCTCATCGCTTCGGTCGTCTTAAACTATCTACGCAGAGTTCACCGCTAGACGGTATCATCGCGGGATTGTAGGCAACTGC
The bacterium DNA segment above includes these coding regions:
- a CDS encoding efflux RND transporter periplasmic adaptor subunit — encoded protein: MRITSIAVCVGMVLTLTACSRSGETASVRASGTIEATEVNVAAQVTGQVRELRVDEGSDVQPGETLALIDRIAPSASVSQAKANLDLAQADARRVDALFASGSATKQEKDNADTRVAQAQAALVLAQKTLDNTYVISPLSGTVTSKAVEVGDLATPGAVIVSVSKLDTVKLTIYVSETELPKVKLGAAAEVRIDAASKQVFPGRVTFISPTAEFTPKNIQTREDRVKLVFGVRIEIPNPDGTLKPGLPADATIKVAPAEGMKAKG